One Anaerobacillus alkaliphilus DNA window includes the following coding sequences:
- a CDS encoding ABC transporter ATP-binding protein, protein MKTFLRLKQFYWPYKKYFLGSILFLFFVTAITVVYPVILKVTIDDVILAGNYNLVPYVALGFIGIMVIKGIATYYHQFFGDLFGIKTVYELRNSLYKKLQYLPFRYYDNAKTGDLMSRLTADVEGFRFFLSFGFAQALNLILLVGLSLGIMLYFSVPLALLTLAAMPFLIVVVYRFDKEVHPAFKGIRKSFARLTTKVQENISGMNTVKSLSREDYEIDKFVNNNGDYKDNYILTSNIWARYFPLMELIGQICVVMLLGFGGFMVINNQLAPGELVAFFSLVWYIIGPLMNLGFIINTFSQSKASGERLVEILDENEDIKDTEKAITVEELQGHVQFRHVTHSYGTEDGEALKDISFDAPVGRVIGLIGATGAGKTTITQLISRFYEPNHGEILIDGRDISEYSIQSLRKNIGVVLQESFLFSCSIRDNISYGFPEATLEQIQDAAKRSDAHEFIMELPDGYDTILGERGMGLSGGQKQRIAIARSILINPSILILDDATSAVDMETEAKIQAAFQEVMKGRTTFIIAHRISSLMHADEILVLEDGEVRERGTHEELLVNKTGLYRRIYDIQFKDRETLVEVESKKVII, encoded by the coding sequence ATGAAAACGTTTCTTAGGCTTAAACAATTTTATTGGCCGTACAAAAAGTACTTTTTGGGTTCTATTTTATTTTTATTTTTTGTAACAGCAATTACTGTAGTCTATCCAGTAATCCTTAAGGTCACGATAGATGATGTAATCTTAGCTGGAAATTACAACTTAGTTCCTTATGTTGCCTTAGGATTTATAGGTATTATGGTAATCAAAGGAATTGCAACCTACTACCATCAGTTTTTTGGGGACTTATTTGGAATTAAAACGGTTTACGAGTTACGTAATTCATTGTACAAAAAACTACAGTATTTACCTTTCCGTTATTATGACAATGCCAAAACAGGTGACCTCATGTCGAGGCTTACCGCTGATGTGGAGGGCTTCCGCTTCTTCTTATCATTTGGTTTTGCTCAGGCTTTGAATTTAATTTTATTAGTAGGGCTTAGTTTAGGAATTATGTTATATTTTAGTGTTCCACTTGCATTACTTACTCTTGCAGCAATGCCTTTTTTAATTGTAGTCGTTTATCGTTTTGATAAAGAAGTTCACCCTGCATTTAAAGGAATAAGGAAATCCTTTGCAAGGCTTACTACAAAGGTTCAAGAAAATATCAGTGGTATGAACACAGTAAAATCACTCTCAAGAGAAGATTACGAGATTGATAAGTTTGTTAATAACAATGGTGATTATAAAGATAATTACATTTTAACCTCAAATATTTGGGCGCGTTACTTTCCATTAATGGAGCTTATTGGACAAATTTGCGTCGTGATGCTTTTAGGATTTGGTGGTTTCATGGTTATTAATAATCAATTAGCACCAGGGGAGCTTGTCGCATTCTTTAGTTTAGTTTGGTATATTATTGGACCGCTTATGAATTTAGGGTTTATCATTAATACATTTTCTCAGTCAAAGGCATCAGGAGAACGACTTGTTGAAATACTTGATGAAAATGAAGATATTAAAGATACTGAAAAGGCTATAACTGTAGAGGAATTACAAGGTCATGTTCAATTTCGTCATGTAACACATAGTTATGGCACAGAAGACGGAGAAGCTCTTAAAGATATTAGCTTTGATGCACCAGTAGGAAGGGTTATTGGTTTAATTGGTGCAACTGGTGCAGGTAAGACTACGATTACCCAATTGATTTCTCGCTTCTATGAACCAAATCATGGCGAGATTTTAATTGACGGTCGAGATATAAGTGAATACTCAATTCAATCATTACGAAAAAATATCGGAGTTGTACTACAAGAGTCATTTTTATTTTCGTGTTCCATCCGCGATAACATTTCTTACGGTTTTCCCGAAGCAACGTTAGAGCAAATTCAAGATGCAGCTAAGCGTTCAGATGCTCATGAGTTTATTATGGAACTCCCTGATGGGTATGACACAATTCTAGGGGAGCGTGGAATGGGCCTTTCAGGAGGACAAAAGCAAAGAATTGCGATTGCCAGATCAATTTTGATTAATCCTAGTATTCTTATATTAGATGACGCTACGAGTGCTGTAGATATGGAGACAGAAGCAAAAATACAAGCCGCTTTTCAAGAAGTGATGAAGGGACGGACAACGTTTATCATTGCTCATCGGATCTCTTCATTAATGCACGCAGATGAAATTCTAGTGTTAGAAGATGGAGAAGTTAGAGAACGAGGAACGCATGAAGAGCTATTAGTGAACAAAACAGGATTATATCGACGTATTTACGATATCCAATTTAAAGATCGTGAAACTTTAGTCGAGGTAGAAAGCAAGAAGGTGATTATATGA
- a CDS encoding class I SAM-dependent methyltransferase yields MKKMQGEDFNNLVRFFDGMAQTSWLSGVHNLLKDATGSWVGKSVLDVGCGTGRLLLRGAKESMHVTGIDLSSEMIKASTQTFLFHELGHKGTFLVGDAYELPFPNNQFDIVLSTCVLFLLPEPTVAMEEILRVIKENGIIAMLNPSIKMNQQEASRYCIDHNLSGFEEKTLLQWSTISTSRHRYSTEQLTAYFTDEGAKVVRNINVLDDLAIITIAKF; encoded by the coding sequence ATGAAGAAAATGCAAGGTGAGGATTTTAACAATCTTGTTCGTTTTTTTGATGGAATGGCGCAGACAAGTTGGCTTAGTGGAGTTCATAATTTACTTAAGGACGCTACAGGAAGCTGGGTAGGTAAGAGTGTCTTAGATGTCGGATGCGGGACAGGTCGACTCTTACTAAGAGGAGCCAAAGAATCAATGCATGTGACAGGCATAGACTTATCTTCAGAAATGATAAAAGCATCTACTCAAACCTTTCTTTTTCATGAATTAGGACACAAAGGAACGTTTCTAGTTGGAGATGCATACGAGTTGCCATTCCCTAACAACCAGTTTGATATTGTTCTTTCAACATGCGTGTTATTTTTACTTCCTGAACCTACCGTTGCTATGGAGGAAATCCTTAGGGTTATTAAGGAAAACGGTATAATTGCCATGTTAAATCCATCAATAAAAATGAATCAGCAAGAAGCTTCACGCTATTGCATAGACCATAATCTTTCAGGCTTCGAAGAGAAAACACTGTTACAATGGTCAACGATCTCTACAAGTAGACATCGTTATTCAACAGAGCAACTCACAGCTTATTTTACTGATGAAGGTGCAAAAGTGGTACGCAACATTAACGTTTTAGATGATTTAGCCATTATTACAATTGCAAAATTCTAA
- a CDS encoding calcium-translocating P-type ATPase, SERCA-type, translating to MKWYEREIKDVEQMTRSHFSNGLTEEEANKRLKQFGYNKLDEGEKVPAIFLFLAQFKDFMVIVLLVATLISGLLGEYIDAITIILIVLLNGVLGFIQERKAEKSLAALKELSAPQMTVLRKGEWTKVPSIEVVVGDIVKFTSGDRIGADIRIIEAKGLRIEESALTGESVPVQKTEAVLSGSDLSVGDQENMAFMGTMVTQGSGIGVIVATGMKTEMGKIAHLLQSAETLVTPLQRKLEQLGKILILVALLLTALVVVIGVYQGHDIYTMFLAGVSLAVAAIPEGLPAIVTVALALGVQRMIKRKAIVRKLPAVETLGCASVICSDKTGTLTQNKMTVTNLWSGGKTWDVSGTGYQPEGDFYHNGRKIHIDTERTLQQLLTFGALCNNARIVTNEVKEGLLGKTKLEYLIDGDPTEGALVVSAEKAGITRDLFQEEYKILEELPFDSARKMMSVIVERKKDGKRFVVTKGAPDVLLKRSEQILWEERKQPLSPQREAAVVGAIDQLASQALRTIAIAYKEIDKQFNYTSESMVEDKLTFIGLQGMIDPPRPEVKASIIECRDAGIKTIMITGDHIITAQAIAKQLNILPAHGKIMDGTTLAKMSVTDLEEVVDDIYVYARVSPEHKLKIVKALQAKGHIVAMTGDGVNDAPAIKAANIGVAMGITGTDVAKEASSLVLSDDNFATIKAAINEGRNIYDNIRKFIRYMLASNVGEILVMLFAMMLGMPLPLVAIQILWINLVTDGLPAMALGLDQAENDVMKRKPRHPMESVFARGLAWKIVSRGFMIGVVTLVAFWLTLNQNPDDLMRAQSVAFATLVMAQLIHVFDCRSEHSVFHRNPFQNIYLVFAVLSSIALMLVVMYFPPLQPVFHTVGLTIREWMLVLGMAAIPTIALAGFHIFKRK from the coding sequence ATGAAGTGGTACGAACGCGAAATAAAAGATGTTGAACAAATGACCCGATCGCATTTTTCGAATGGTTTAACTGAAGAAGAAGCTAATAAAAGGTTAAAGCAATTTGGTTACAATAAGCTGGATGAAGGCGAAAAGGTACCAGCTATTTTCTTGTTTTTAGCGCAATTTAAAGACTTTATGGTTATTGTTTTGCTCGTAGCAACATTAATATCGGGTTTGTTAGGGGAATACATCGATGCGATTACCATCATACTGATTGTCTTATTAAATGGGGTCCTTGGCTTTATTCAGGAGCGAAAAGCAGAAAAATCATTGGCTGCATTAAAAGAACTTTCGGCACCACAGATGACAGTCCTCCGTAAGGGTGAATGGACAAAAGTCCCATCGATCGAGGTCGTTGTAGGGGACATTGTCAAATTCACTAGCGGAGATCGAATTGGCGCAGATATTCGTATTATCGAAGCGAAAGGACTAAGAATTGAAGAAAGTGCGTTAACTGGTGAATCCGTGCCAGTACAAAAAACAGAGGCAGTTTTATCCGGTTCAGATCTTTCAGTTGGAGATCAAGAGAATATGGCTTTTATGGGGACGATGGTCACTCAAGGAAGTGGGATTGGTGTTATTGTTGCCACTGGTATGAAAACGGAAATGGGGAAAATAGCACATTTGCTCCAATCTGCAGAAACTCTTGTCACACCTTTGCAACGCAAACTTGAACAGTTAGGGAAAATATTAATTTTAGTTGCACTTTTACTCACAGCTTTAGTAGTAGTTATTGGGGTTTACCAGGGCCATGACATTTACACAATGTTCTTAGCTGGTGTGTCTTTAGCAGTTGCTGCTATTCCGGAAGGGTTACCTGCAATTGTTACTGTGGCTCTAGCACTCGGTGTACAAAGAATGATAAAAAGAAAGGCGATTGTGAGAAAGCTTCCTGCAGTTGAAACATTAGGCTGTGCATCCGTCATTTGTTCTGATAAAACAGGGACGTTAACACAGAACAAGATGACAGTAACTAACCTATGGTCAGGAGGTAAAACATGGGATGTTTCCGGAACAGGCTATCAACCTGAAGGTGATTTTTATCATAATGGTAGAAAAATTCATATCGATACAGAAAGAACACTACAACAACTTCTAACGTTTGGGGCCTTATGTAATAATGCTAGAATTGTAACCAATGAAGTAAAAGAAGGGCTTCTAGGAAAAACAAAGCTAGAATATTTGATAGATGGAGATCCAACTGAAGGAGCTTTAGTTGTCTCGGCTGAAAAAGCAGGAATTACTAGAGACCTCTTTCAAGAAGAATATAAGATCTTAGAGGAATTGCCATTTGATTCAGCTAGGAAAATGATGAGTGTCATTGTTGAAAGGAAAAAAGATGGTAAGCGCTTTGTCGTTACAAAAGGTGCACCTGATGTTTTATTAAAAAGAAGCGAACAAATATTATGGGAAGAAAGAAAACAACCATTATCTCCTCAAAGAGAAGCTGCTGTTGTTGGTGCAATTGATCAATTGGCATCACAAGCATTGCGTACAATTGCAATAGCGTATAAGGAGATTGATAAACAATTTAACTACACTTCAGAATCAATGGTGGAAGATAAACTTACGTTTATTGGGCTCCAAGGGATGATTGACCCACCAAGACCAGAAGTAAAGGCATCTATTATAGAGTGCCGAGATGCAGGAATAAAAACAATTATGATTACTGGGGATCATATCATTACAGCACAAGCGATTGCAAAACAATTAAACATCTTGCCTGCCCATGGAAAAATTATGGATGGAACTACACTGGCTAAAATGAGTGTAACTGACTTAGAAGAAGTTGTAGATGATATCTACGTATACGCCCGTGTTTCGCCTGAACACAAGCTAAAAATTGTTAAAGCACTTCAAGCCAAAGGGCATATTGTGGCCATGACTGGAGACGGAGTAAACGATGCACCTGCAATAAAGGCTGCTAATATTGGCGTAGCAATGGGGATAACTGGTACAGACGTAGCTAAAGAAGCATCTTCTCTAGTGTTAAGTGATGATAACTTTGCAACAATTAAAGCAGCAATTAATGAAGGCCGGAATATCTATGATAATATACGGAAATTTATCCGCTATATGCTTGCCTCAAATGTCGGTGAAATATTAGTTATGTTATTTGCAATGATGCTTGGCATGCCTCTTCCATTAGTAGCAATTCAAATTCTCTGGATTAATCTAGTAACGGATGGGTTACCTGCGATGGCATTAGGTCTTGACCAAGCAGAAAATGATGTAATGAAACGAAAACCACGACATCCTATGGAAAGCGTTTTTGCTAGAGGTCTGGCATGGAAAATTGTCAGTCGAGGATTCATGATAGGTGTTGTTACACTAGTTGCATTTTGGCTAACATTAAATCAAAACCCTGATGATTTAATGCGAGCACAATCTGTTGC
- the pyrF gene encoding orotidine-5'-phosphate decarboxylase, with amino-acid sequence MSKSPIIIALDYSDEKPVWELLNQFGDEQLFVKVGMELYYSCGNSLLSKLKEKGHNIFLDLKLHDIPNTVGRAMQSLARLEVDIINVHAAGGCLMMERALEGLEKGTLSGKDRPTCIAVTQLTSTSENVMQEELKVNGKIEDIVVHYASLAKRSGLDGVVSSPLEVPLIKEACGSSFLTVTPGIRLAGDSKDDQQRITTPKEARSLESDFIVVGRSITASVDPLLALQTIKKEWSEGL; translated from the coding sequence ATGAGTAAAAGTCCAATTATCATTGCTCTAGATTATTCAGATGAAAAACCAGTTTGGGAGCTATTAAACCAATTTGGTGACGAACAGTTATTTGTAAAAGTAGGGATGGAGCTTTATTATAGCTGTGGGAACTCCTTACTTAGCAAACTAAAGGAAAAAGGTCACAATATATTTCTAGATTTGAAGCTTCATGATATTCCAAATACGGTTGGTCGGGCGATGCAGTCACTTGCACGTCTTGAAGTGGATATAATAAATGTTCATGCCGCTGGTGGATGCTTGATGATGGAACGTGCTCTTGAAGGGTTGGAAAAAGGTACTTTAAGTGGGAAAGATCGTCCTACATGCATCGCTGTTACTCAATTAACCAGTACAAGCGAGAATGTGATGCAAGAAGAGTTAAAAGTGAATGGAAAGATTGAAGATATTGTTGTTCATTATGCTAGTCTAGCTAAACGTAGTGGCCTTGATGGAGTGGTATCATCACCTTTAGAAGTCCCATTGATCAAAGAAGCGTGCGGAAGTTCGTTCCTAACAGTAACACCTGGAATTCGGTTAGCAGGAGACTCGAAGGATGATCAACAACGAATTACAACTCCAAAGGAAGCTAGGAGCTTAGAAAGCGACTTTATTGTAGTTGGAAGAAGTATAACAGCGAGCGTTGACCCGTTATTGGCATTACAAACAATCAAAAAAGAGTGGAGTGAAGGCTTGTGA
- a CDS encoding ABC transporter ATP-binding protein: MKEKKARNNRFHYAVDSVIEKPFNWKQMLRLFSYIKPYSKNLLPLSIIAMLVSTAIRLITPILIGVYALNNVIYDGDGGALRNIVILIAALYIISWVANTWRIRWMNKLGQYVIFDLRQSLFKHIQRLSHKFFDKRSAGSILVRITNDVNSLQDLFTNGVINLLMDLLMLVGIIVILFFLSPQLTLAVMIILPLMFLISTGLRRRIRRSWQLVRLKQSQINSHLNESIQGIRVTQSYTQEQENISFFKEMNQDNFLAWRDATQKNAMFRPFVEMSNAIGTAILIWYGVTLIQSNTIDIGTFVSFAFYLGMFWEPISRLGQVYNQLLVGMASSERIFEFLDEKPSVKESSKAIALPNLKGEIAFENVRFSYDDKRTALNEINLKIEAGQTVALVGHTGSGKTTIVNLIARFYDPTSGTVKIDGHDLKEIKLESLRQRVSTVLQETFIFSGTIMDNVRFGKPDASDEEVIKACETVGAHKFIEQLKAGYLTEVEERGNILSVGQRQLLSFARALLANPQILILDEATASIDTETEQVIQEALRTLLKDRTSIMIAHRLSTIREADNIIVLEHGNILETGNHDELMAQQGEYYKLVKAQFKVLDAG; the protein is encoded by the coding sequence ATGAAAGAAAAGAAAGCCCGTAATAATCGATTTCATTATGCAGTAGATTCAGTCATTGAGAAACCATTTAACTGGAAACAAATGTTACGATTATTTAGCTATATCAAGCCATACTCAAAAAATTTACTTCCTTTATCCATTATAGCGATGCTTGTTTCCACTGCAATACGTCTTATAACACCAATTTTAATTGGGGTTTATGCCTTAAATAATGTTATTTATGATGGGGATGGGGGGGCTTTAAGGAATATCGTTATTTTGATTGCCGCTCTCTATATTATCTCATGGGTAGCCAATACCTGGCGTATTCGCTGGATGAATAAACTTGGACAATATGTTATTTTTGACTTACGTCAAAGCCTATTTAAACATATTCAACGCTTGTCACATAAATTTTTTGATAAGCGTTCAGCAGGATCAATCCTAGTTAGGATCACAAATGATGTAAACTCATTACAGGATTTATTTACAAATGGTGTTATTAACTTACTGATGGACCTACTGATGCTTGTTGGGATTATTGTCATTTTGTTTTTCTTAAGCCCACAGTTAACGTTGGCAGTCATGATTATTTTACCTTTAATGTTTCTAATTTCGACTGGGTTACGTCGCCGAATTAGGCGTTCTTGGCAATTAGTTCGCTTAAAGCAATCACAGATTAATTCACATTTAAATGAAAGTATTCAAGGAATTCGTGTAACACAATCGTATACTCAAGAACAAGAAAATATTAGCTTTTTTAAAGAAATGAACCAGGATAATTTTCTCGCTTGGCGTGATGCGACACAAAAGAACGCAATGTTTCGTCCTTTTGTCGAAATGTCGAATGCGATTGGTACAGCTATTTTAATTTGGTACGGGGTAACACTTATTCAAAGCAATACGATTGATATCGGAACATTCGTCTCCTTCGCTTTTTATTTAGGGATGTTTTGGGAACCGATCTCACGTCTTGGCCAGGTGTATAATCAACTTTTAGTTGGGATGGCTTCTTCTGAACGAATTTTTGAGTTTCTAGATGAAAAACCTTCAGTGAAAGAAAGTAGTAAAGCAATAGCGTTACCAAACCTCAAGGGAGAAATTGCTTTTGAAAATGTCCGCTTTTCTTATGATGACAAACGGACAGCGTTAAATGAAATTAATTTAAAAATAGAAGCTGGGCAAACAGTTGCCTTAGTTGGTCACACTGGATCTGGTAAGACAACAATTGTAAACCTTATTGCAAGGTTCTATGATCCAACAAGTGGTACTGTCAAAATTGATGGGCATGATCTAAAAGAAATCAAGCTTGAGAGCTTAAGACAACGTGTAAGCACAGTACTTCAAGAAACATTTATTTTTTCTGGAACGATTATGGATAATGTTCGATTTGGGAAACCTGATGCTAGTGACGAAGAAGTAATAAAAGCATGTGAAACAGTAGGTGCTCATAAATTTATTGAACAATTAAAAGCTGGATACTTAACTGAAGTAGAGGAACGAGGAAATATTTTATCAGTAGGCCAACGACAGTTATTATCGTTCGCAAGAGCGTTGCTTGCTAATCCTCAAATCTTGATCTTAGATGAAGCAACGGCAAGTATTGATACGGAAACAGAGCAAGTCATCCAAGAAGCATTACGCACTCTCTTAAAAGACCGTACCTCAATAATGATTGCTCATCGATTGTCTACCATACGCGAAGCAGATAATATTATTGTATTGGAACACGGCAATATCTTAGAGACAGGAAATCATGATGAACTTATGGCCCAACAAGGAGAATACTATAAGCTTGTTAAAGCACAGTTTAAAGTGCTGGATGCGGGATAA
- a CDS encoding Rqc2 family fibronectin-binding protein produces MSFDGTVMRAVVTELNQTLLSGRITKIYQPFKTELLFTVRANGANHQLLLSANPSFARMHLTNEKVDNPAEPPMFCMLLRKHLEGGIIEGIEQLELERIVKINIKGRNELGDVSYKKLMVEIMGRHSNIVLLDEKGDKILDSIKHLSPGVNSYRTILPGQTYKLPPEQEKLNPLSIDKETFIKKMDFNSGKLDSQMLQQFSGLSPQLTKEILYKAKLPNRETLTNAFLEVIDEINLGHFKPQITTTTNKEHFSIIELSHLNGTSRMFDSVSEMLNHFYFGKAERDRVHQQANDLEKFLKNEFQKNKSKIKKLEQTLVDAEAASKYRKLGELLTAYLHQIKKGQKEVEVIDFYDEEGKMVSIPLDPLKSPSDNAQSYFKRYNKAKNSLEIVKAQIEIAQQELIYLESILGQMESAAPRDIAEIREELIEGGYIRNRNKKQVKKKKETKPFLEEYKSSTGVEILVGKNNKQNEYLTNRLARQSETWLHTKDIPGSHVVIRSSNIDETTLVEAAQLAAYFSKAKHSSSVPVDYTLIKHVKKPSGSKPGYVIYDNQTTVYVTPAEDVVKKLRK; encoded by the coding sequence ATGTCTTTTGACGGCACAGTAATGAGAGCAGTAGTAACTGAACTTAATCAAACGCTCCTTTCGGGGAGAATTACAAAAATATATCAACCTTTTAAAACAGAACTACTATTTACAGTTCGAGCAAACGGAGCAAACCACCAGTTGCTATTGTCTGCTAACCCTAGTTTTGCAAGAATGCATTTAACAAATGAAAAAGTTGATAACCCTGCTGAACCGCCAATGTTTTGTATGCTATTAAGAAAGCATCTTGAAGGTGGAATTATTGAAGGAATTGAACAGTTAGAATTAGAAAGAATTGTAAAAATTAATATTAAAGGTAGAAATGAACTAGGTGATGTTAGCTATAAAAAATTAATGGTTGAAATTATGGGGCGCCACAGTAACATCGTTTTACTTGATGAAAAAGGTGATAAAATTCTTGATAGTATTAAGCATTTATCCCCAGGAGTTAATAGCTATCGAACCATTTTACCTGGGCAAACATACAAACTCCCACCAGAGCAAGAAAAGCTAAATCCACTATCAATTGATAAAGAAACGTTTATCAAAAAAATGGACTTTAATTCTGGAAAACTTGATAGCCAGATGTTGCAGCAATTTTCTGGATTGTCGCCACAACTAACAAAAGAAATTCTTTATAAAGCTAAGCTACCAAATCGAGAAACTCTTACAAACGCTTTCCTTGAAGTTATTGATGAGATTAATTTAGGACATTTTAAGCCACAAATAACAACGACAACCAACAAAGAACATTTCTCAATTATTGAACTTAGCCACTTAAATGGAACGAGTCGAATGTTCGATTCTGTTAGTGAGATGTTAAATCACTTTTATTTTGGAAAAGCTGAGCGAGATCGTGTTCACCAACAAGCAAACGATCTTGAAAAATTTCTAAAAAATGAATTCCAAAAAAATAAATCGAAAATTAAAAAGCTTGAGCAAACGTTAGTAGATGCTGAGGCAGCTTCAAAATATCGAAAACTTGGTGAATTGCTTACTGCATATCTACATCAAATAAAAAAAGGGCAAAAAGAGGTCGAAGTCATCGATTTCTATGATGAAGAAGGAAAAATGGTTAGTATTCCTCTTGATCCGTTAAAATCGCCTTCAGACAATGCCCAAAGTTATTTTAAACGATATAACAAAGCAAAAAATTCACTTGAAATTGTCAAAGCACAAATTGAGATCGCACAACAAGAGCTTATCTATTTGGAATCAATCCTTGGTCAAATGGAGTCAGCTGCACCAAGGGATATCGCTGAAATTAGAGAAGAATTAATCGAGGGTGGCTACATCCGCAACCGCAACAAAAAACAAGTAAAAAAGAAAAAAGAAACGAAGCCGTTTCTCGAAGAATATAAATCTTCAACTGGTGTTGAAATCCTCGTTGGAAAAAACAATAAACAAAATGAGTATTTAACAAATCGTCTGGCAAGGCAATCTGAGACATGGTTACATACAAAAGACATTCCTGGCTCACATGTAGTAATCCGAAGCTCTAACATTGATGAAACAACCTTAGTAGAGGCCGCACAACTGGCAGCCTACTTTAGTAAAGCCAAACACTCAAGCTCCGTACCCGTTGACTACACGTTAATTAAGCACGTGAAAAAACCAAGCGGTTCAAAACCAGGCTATGTCATCTATGACAATCAAACGACAGTATACGTAACACCAGCTGAAGATGTTGTGAAGAAGCTTAGGAAGTAA
- the pyrE gene encoding orotate phosphoribosyltransferase, whose translation MKQQLANHLLEIGAVHLKPNEPFTWTSGMKSPIYCDNRLTLSYPLVRRKIAIGLEELIRTHYPEVDVIAGTATAGIAHAAWVSDNLNLPMVYVRGKAKEHGKGNQIEGLIKEGQSVVIVEDLISTGGSVITTADALRTAGANVLGVVAIFTYGLEKGKTLLAEAGLSYYTITDYLTLIDVANENELINQEDLAKLKKWRDNPSSLDWLS comes from the coding sequence GTGAAACAACAACTAGCTAATCATTTATTAGAAATCGGTGCGGTCCATTTAAAGCCTAATGAACCATTTACATGGACATCAGGAATGAAGTCACCTATTTATTGTGATAATCGTTTGACGCTTTCATATCCTTTAGTACGTAGGAAAATTGCGATTGGCTTAGAAGAGCTAATCAGAACTCACTATCCTGAAGTGGATGTCATTGCAGGAACAGCAACAGCTGGGATTGCGCATGCAGCCTGGGTTAGTGATAACTTAAATTTACCAATGGTTTATGTTCGTGGTAAAGCCAAAGAGCATGGTAAAGGAAACCAAATTGAAGGACTAATTAAAGAAGGACAAAGCGTTGTCATTGTCGAAGATTTAATTTCAACAGGTGGAAGTGTCATTACCACAGCAGATGCATTAAGAACAGCTGGGGCCAATGTATTAGGCGTTGTAGCGATTTTTACATATGGCTTAGAAAAAGGGAAAACACTACTAGCTGAAGCAGGACTGAGCTATTATACAATTACAGATTATTTGACACTTATTGATGTAGCGAATGAAAACGAGTTAATTAATCAAGAGGACCTTGCAAAATTAAAAAAATGGCGTGATAACCCTTCATCATTAGATTGGCTTTCATAA